The following proteins are encoded in a genomic region of Brachypodium distachyon strain Bd21 chromosome 1, Brachypodium_distachyon_v3.0, whole genome shotgun sequence:
- the LOC100838723 gene encoding 3beta-hydroxysteroid-dehydrogenase/decarboxylase, which yields MDAAPGAAGCGGRWCVVTGGRGFAARHLVLMLLRSGEWRVRVADLSPAIALDRDEEEGILGAALREGQAVYASADLRDKAQVANAFEGAEVVFHMAAPDSSINNFHLHYSVNVEGTKNVIDACIRCKVKRLIYTSSPSVVFDGVHGIFNADESMPYPDKFNDSYSETKADAEKLVIRANGRDGLLTCCIRPSSIFGPGDKLLVPSLVAAARAGKSKYIIGDGNNYYDFTYVENVAYGHVCADKTLSSEDGAKRAAGKAYFITNVEPIKFWEFMSLILEGLGYKRPSIKIPVSVMMPVAHVVELTYKTFCKYGMKVPQLTPSRIRLLSCNRTFSCSRAKDQLGYEPIVSLKDGLKRTIESYSHLQAQNQRSVSKASILLGNGNIAKTLLWEDTKQTMTVLLLLAVIYYQLFTCGYTIITAMAKLFSLTALFLFIHGLLPANVFGHKIEKLEPSNFHISQMEAHHVACSVRSSWNSLVGMLKSLCRGNDWPLFFKVVFFLLIVSILSSMSSQAAFKIGIPLIFIGFKAYEKFEDTIDSLVGDACSFILQFGPTQNSSRPKQT from the exons ATGGATGCGGCACCGGGAGCGGCCGGATGTGGCGGGCGGTGGTGCGTGGTGACTGGCGGCCGCGGCTTCGCGGCGAGGCACCTGGTGCTGATGTTGCTCCGCTCCGGCGAGTGGCGCGTGCGCGTGGCCGACCTGTCCCCCGCCATCGCCCTCGACCGAGATGAGGAGGAGGGTAtcctcggcgccgccctccgcgAAGGCCAAGCAGTGTACGCCTCGGCCGACCTCCGGGACAAGGCCCAGGTCGCCAATG CTTTTGAGGGGGCTGAAGTAGTTTTTCATATGGCTGCTCCAGACTCATCCATCAACAACTTCCATCTTCATTACTCAGTTAATGTCGAAG GAACAAAGAATGTcattgatgcttgtatccgTTGCAAGGTGAAGAGACTTATCTacacaagttctccaagtgtaGTTTTTGATGGAGTTCATGGAATATTTAATGCAGATGAATCAATGCCTTACCCAGATAAG TTCAATGATTCATATTCAGAAACAAAGGCAGATGCAGAAAAGTTGGTGATAAGGGCTAATGGTAGGGATGGGCTTCTTACATGTTGTATACGCCCAAGTAGCATTTTTGGGCCTGGCGATAAGCTACTGGTTCCTTCTTTGGTTGCTGCTGCAAGGGCAGGCAAGTCCAAA TACATTATTGGTGACGGGAACAACTACTATGATTTCACCTATGTTGAAAATGTGGCATATGGCCATGTCTGTGCAGACAAAACTCTGTCATCTGAAGATGGTGCAAAGAGAGCTGCTGGAAAA GCGTACTTCATAACAAATGTGGAGCCTATAAAATTCTGGGAGTTTATGTCATTGATTTTAGAAGGTCTTGGATATAAAAG GCCTTCAATAAAAATACCTGTCTCTGTAATGATGCCAGTGGCTCATGTTGTTGAGTTGACATATAAAACGTTCTGCAAATATGGAATGAAGGTTCCTCAGCTGACACCATCAAGGATCAGGCTCCTCTCATGCAACCGTACATTCAGTTGCTCAAGAGCAAAAGATCAGCTTGGTTATGAACCCATCGTGTCACTCAAG GATGGACTGAAGAGAACAATAGAGTCATATTCCCATCTCCAAGCTCAGAACCAAAGGAGTGTATCAAAGGCTTCAATTCTACTTGGGAATGGAAATA ttGCAAAAACACTTCTTTGGGAAGATACGAAGCAAACAATGACAGTGTTACTGCTATTGGCCGTTATCTACTACCAGTTATTTACATGTGGTTACACCATTATCACAGCAATGGCGAAACTGTTCTCACTCACAGCGTTGTTCTTATTCATTCATGGCTTGCTGCCTGCAAATGT GTTTGGCCACAAGATTGAGAAACTTGAGCCATCAAACTTTCACATCTCACAGATGGAAGCACATCATGTGGCTTGTTCAGTCAGATCATCATGGAACTCTTTAGTTGGCATGCTAAAATCCCTTTGTAGAGGAAATGATTGGCCACTGTTTTTCAAA GTGGTATTCTTCTTACTAATTGTTAGCATCCTTAGTTCCATGTCTTCGCAGGCTGCATTTAAAATAG GCATTCCTCTGATTTTCATAGGCTTCAAAGCATATGAGAAATTTGAGGACACCATTGACAGCCTGGTGGGCGATGCTTGCTCGTTCATTCTACAATTTGGTCCTACCCAGAATTCCTCCAGGCCGAAACAAACGTAG